From a single Bryobacter aggregatus MPL3 genomic region:
- a CDS encoding tetratricopeptide repeat protein: protein MKVSLIGLLTMSALLAQAPMPKVKMLSAVKPTYDTSKAARCWDLRKQRKVVESTQCFVGLLAEKEAAIQAEGLWGTGKYEDALREFDLAREVHPQDAEVRIREGALFFERFNEPEAIKSVSEALEMDAANVRGLMLMAKILSKRFDTKAVELAQRAAAADPKLYQAHELLAQLALENSEPVKAAEEAQKALAINAKALNAMATLGTIELLQNRPTDQIEKVLAIDPSYGEAWYWVGHHFVLNRRYEEAIAYYKKAVALTPDLWVAREQLGINLMRTGKPEPARVELETAYNAGFTSTEVVNSLRLMDKYSKFISTKFEGGELRLDQKESAILQPYFEQEVRKARLSFEAKYKMHLDAPLEVEVYPNHEDFAVRTMGMPGLGATGVSFGPVVAMDSPSARKAGEYHWASTLWHELSHSYILVATKFLTPRWYTEGISVHEETMVSPEWGDPPDPGTLLALKEKKFLPIAELDRGFVRPKEPNQVQLSYFQAGQAIDWIVLTYGQDRLNAMTKGFSEHKTTVEVIAEQLKLKPEEFDEKLYAFMNERYGKAASKMKEIREAMAAASKALTAKDYDTAIAEGKKATDGYPVTAMLPVGYELLSKAYLAKKDKAKAREVLREYAKAAGRNPETLKQLAQLEEEGGDKAMAAAALQRLMYISPVGDEDLHRKLGEYYLDLQQPQRALPAFQAQLASKPVDPAGAYYNLARSYLALSRRPEAKEALFQSLELAPSFKPAQKLLLELESRSSNQ, encoded by the coding sequence ATGAAAGTCAGCCTCATCGGCCTGCTCACGATGTCTGCGCTGCTGGCGCAGGCTCCGATGCCGAAGGTGAAGATGCTGAGCGCTGTGAAGCCAACTTATGACACCTCAAAGGCGGCGCGATGCTGGGACTTGCGCAAGCAGCGTAAGGTCGTGGAGTCGACGCAGTGCTTTGTCGGCTTGCTGGCGGAAAAAGAAGCGGCGATCCAGGCAGAGGGTCTTTGGGGCACGGGCAAGTATGAGGATGCGCTGCGGGAGTTTGACCTCGCTCGTGAGGTACACCCGCAGGATGCGGAAGTGCGGATTCGCGAAGGGGCGTTGTTCTTTGAGCGCTTTAATGAGCCGGAGGCGATCAAGTCCGTTTCTGAGGCCCTGGAGATGGATGCGGCCAATGTGCGGGGCCTGATGTTGATGGCCAAGATCTTGTCGAAGCGATTCGATACGAAGGCGGTCGAGCTGGCGCAGCGTGCCGCTGCCGCTGACCCGAAGCTGTACCAGGCTCATGAACTGCTCGCGCAGTTGGCGCTTGAGAATTCTGAACCCGTGAAGGCCGCCGAGGAGGCGCAGAAGGCGCTCGCGATCAACGCGAAGGCACTGAATGCAATGGCGACTCTGGGGACCATCGAACTGCTGCAGAACCGGCCGACCGATCAGATCGAGAAGGTGCTGGCGATTGATCCTAGCTATGGAGAAGCCTGGTATTGGGTAGGCCATCACTTTGTTCTGAACCGCCGCTATGAAGAGGCGATTGCATACTACAAGAAGGCTGTCGCCTTGACGCCAGACTTGTGGGTGGCACGCGAACAGCTTGGCATCAATTTGATGCGCACGGGAAAGCCAGAGCCGGCCCGGGTGGAACTAGAGACGGCTTATAACGCTGGATTCACTTCGACCGAAGTGGTGAACTCGCTGCGGCTGATGGACAAGTATTCAAAGTTCATCTCGACGAAGTTTGAGGGCGGTGAGCTGCGCCTGGACCAGAAGGAATCAGCGATTCTGCAGCCTTACTTTGAGCAGGAAGTGCGCAAGGCCCGGCTGAGCTTTGAGGCGAAGTACAAGATGCATCTCGATGCACCGCTGGAGGTGGAGGTCTATCCGAATCACGAAGACTTTGCTGTGCGCACGATGGGCATGCCGGGGCTGGGAGCCACCGGCGTGAGCTTTGGTCCGGTGGTGGCGATGGATTCGCCGTCGGCCCGCAAGGCCGGTGAGTATCACTGGGCCTCGACGCTTTGGCATGAGTTGAGCCATAGCTACATCCTGGTGGCGACGAAGTTTCTGACGCCGCGCTGGTACACCGAAGGCATCAGTGTTCATGAGGAGACAATGGTGTCGCCCGAGTGGGGCGATCCGCCCGATCCGGGGACGCTGCTGGCTTTGAAGGAAAAGAAGTTTCTGCCGATTGCCGAACTCGATCGTGGCTTTGTGCGGCCGAAGGAACCGAATCAGGTGCAGTTGAGCTATTTCCAGGCAGGGCAGGCGATTGACTGGATTGTCCTGACCTATGGCCAGGACAGGCTGAACGCGATGACCAAGGGATTTTCCGAGCACAAGACCACGGTTGAGGTGATTGCCGAGCAGTTGAAGCTGAAGCCCGAAGAGTTTGATGAAAAGCTCTATGCGTTCATGAATGAGCGCTACGGCAAGGCGGCTTCAAAGATGAAAGAGATTCGCGAGGCGATGGCGGCGGCAAGCAAGGCCTTGACTGCGAAGGACTACGATACGGCGATCGCCGAAGGCAAGAAGGCAACGGATGGCTATCCGGTGACGGCGATGTTGCCGGTGGGTTATGAGTTGTTGTCGAAGGCCTATCTGGCGAAGAAGGACAAGGCGAAGGCTCGCGAAGTACTGCGGGAATACGCGAAGGCAGCGGGCCGCAATCCGGAAACTTTGAAGCAACTCGCGCAGTTGGAGGAAGAGGGGGGCGATAAAGCGATGGCCGCCGCCGCGCTCCAGCGTCTGATGTATATTTCGCCGGTGGGGGACGAGGATCTGCATCGCAAGCTGGGCGAATACTATCTTGATCTCCAACAGCCGCAGCGCGCGCTGCCTGCTTTCCAGGCCCAATTGGCCTCAAAGCCGGTGGACCCCGCGGGTGCATATTACAATTTGGCCAGAAGCTACCTGGCCTTGTCTCGCCGCCCCGAAGCGAAAGAGGCGCTGTTCCAATCGCTCGAATTGGCACCCAGCTTCAAGCCGGCCCAGAAGTTGTTACTCGAGCTTGAGAGCCGTTCGAGCAATCAATAA
- a CDS encoding AAA family ATPase, translating into MSTIPTETPIDTTDIKARVARFQSVQQSLVSEVHKVIVGQEEVLDQVQIALFVGGHCLITGLPGTAKTLLVRTLADILGLKFTRIQFTPDLMPSDITGTDIIEEDPATGRRTWNFVQGPIFGNVVLADEINRTPPKTQSALLEAMQERTVTVRGNHYKLPSPFFVLATQNPIELEGTYPLPEAQLDRFLFNTVLDYLSAEDELKVVSLTTSTTTARASAITTAEEMLSFQQLVRMVPIAESVARYAVSLVRASRHSDASAPDFVKKYVNFGASVRGIQNLVLASKARALMKGRYHVTYEDVQKLVTPILRHRILLNFQAESERLTTDALLTKLIDFVPVPKE; encoded by the coding sequence ATGAGCACGATCCCGACTGAAACGCCCATCGACACGACTGATATCAAAGCCCGCGTGGCGCGTTTTCAAAGCGTTCAACAATCACTGGTCAGCGAAGTTCACAAGGTCATCGTGGGCCAGGAAGAAGTGCTGGATCAAGTGCAGATCGCGCTCTTCGTCGGTGGACATTGTCTGATCACCGGCCTGCCGGGTACGGCCAAGACTTTGCTGGTGCGGACTCTGGCCGACATCCTCGGTTTGAAGTTTACCCGCATCCAGTTCACGCCCGACCTGATGCCGTCTGACATCACCGGCACCGACATTATCGAAGAAGATCCGGCCACGGGACGGCGCACCTGGAACTTTGTCCAGGGTCCGATTTTTGGCAATGTGGTGCTGGCCGACGAAATCAATCGCACGCCTCCAAAGACGCAATCGGCTTTGCTCGAGGCGATGCAGGAGCGCACGGTGACGGTGCGCGGCAATCACTACAAACTGCCGAGCCCCTTCTTTGTGCTGGCGACGCAGAACCCGATTGAACTGGAGGGCACCTATCCGCTGCCTGAGGCGCAGTTGGATCGCTTCTTGTTTAATACCGTGCTCGACTATTTGAGTGCTGAGGATGAGCTGAAGGTGGTGAGCCTGACGACGAGCACGACGACGGCGCGCGCCTCGGCGATCACGACGGCGGAAGAGATGCTGAGTTTCCAGCAGTTGGTGCGCATGGTGCCGATTGCCGAAAGCGTGGCCCGTTATGCGGTGTCGCTGGTGCGGGCCTCGCGGCATAGCGATGCCTCCGCGCCGGACTTTGTGAAGAAGTATGTGAATTTTGGGGCGAGCGTACGCGGCATTCAGAATCTGGTGCTGGCCTCGAAGGCCCGCGCCTTGATGAAGGGCCGCTATCACGTCACTTATGAGGATGTGCAGAAGCTGGTGACGCCGATTCTGCGGCATCGCATTTTGCTGAACTTCCAGGCCGAGAGCGAGCGCCTGACAACCGATGCGCTGCTCACCAAACTGATCGACTTCGTTCCCGTTCCGAAAGAGTAG
- a CDS encoding DUF58 domain-containing protein, which yields MQQNFLDPQVLAAISGLDLVAKTVVQGFVNGLHRSPDFGFSQEFAEYRMYTPGDDLRSVDWNVYARTDRIYLKRYRGETNTRMTVLLDLSKSMSFGAKPNKLDYSRFLVSSLLYLAVQQRDAAGLILFDDEVRQFIPPSSRVGQLQRLLHAVEHAEVGQHTDFSKPFRHFLELIRQRGLVIVVSDFYAKPEEVIETISPLRWKNNEVVLFHILDRQELEPSLTGPATMIDIESGEAIEVTPEYVKTEYRAKMDAHIEDLRSRAQGAGMDYFLMPTDKPLDAGLREYLAARQGRM from the coding sequence TTGCAGCAGAATTTTCTCGATCCGCAAGTACTGGCCGCGATCTCGGGGCTCGACCTCGTCGCAAAGACGGTGGTGCAGGGCTTCGTGAACGGTCTGCATCGCTCCCCCGACTTTGGCTTCAGCCAGGAGTTTGCCGAGTACCGGATGTACACGCCGGGCGATGACCTGCGCAGTGTGGATTGGAATGTCTACGCCCGCACGGATCGTATCTATCTGAAGCGTTATCGCGGTGAGACGAATACGCGGATGACGGTGTTGCTCGACTTGTCGAAGTCGATGAGCTTTGGGGCCAAGCCGAACAAGCTGGACTACAGCCGATTTCTGGTTTCGAGCCTGCTCTATCTGGCGGTACAGCAGCGCGATGCGGCGGGTCTGATTCTGTTTGACGATGAGGTGCGGCAGTTCATTCCGCCGTCCTCGCGCGTGGGCCAACTGCAACGCCTGCTGCATGCTGTTGAGCATGCCGAGGTGGGACAGCATACCGATTTCTCAAAGCCCTTCCGGCACTTTCTTGAACTGATCCGCCAGCGGGGACTGGTGATTGTGGTCTCTGACTTTTATGCGAAGCCGGAAGAGGTGATCGAGACAATCTCGCCGCTGCGTTGGAAGAATAACGAAGTGGTGCTGTTCCACATTCTGGACCGGCAGGAACTGGAGCCGAGTCTGACCGGGCCGGCGACGATGATCGATATCGAAAGCGGTGAAGCGATTGAAGTGACGCCGGAATATGTGAAGACCGAGTACCGGGCGAAGATGGACGCGCACATTGAAGATTTGCGGAGCCGGGCGCAGGGCGCTGGGATGGATTACTTTCTGATGCCGACCGATAAGCCGCTCGACGCAGGCCTGCGCGAGTATCTGGCGGCGCGTCAGGGGAGGATGTAA